One Scomber scombrus chromosome 23, fScoSco1.1, whole genome shotgun sequence genomic window, CTGAAGCAGATCATCTATTTGATGCGAGACAATGTGGAAATTCCAATTGAGCAGAATTCATTGTACGAAAGCAGAACGTCACTGTCTACCAACAAACTGAAGTGTGGAGACATTTCACTGAAACTCTCCAAAGTGAAACTCTCTGATGCAGGGACGTACAAATGCGTCATTCCCAACTTGGATACATCTGTGGCCGAGGTCATTGTGGGTAAGTTGGCATTAATACATTGTGtacttaataaaaaacagactgtAACTATGCAAGGAAAGGCATAAATCCGTTACAGttttatatagtatatatatagtcATATATTATGAGAATCAGAGATTTTACAGGACTGAAATATGactgaaacatttttgttaTGAAGATATTTCAATAAGACTTTGGTACCTACAGAGGAATAAGGAGTGAAAGCAAGAAAAAGgttattttggtgtttttaagaACTTAGACATCAGGATGGCAGACAGTGCACTAAATCTGATGCCAGCAGAGGCTTACACTCTACTGATCACAAGGTTATGTTGAATTGTATGTTCAAGTTTAGAACTAATTTTCCCTAAGCTCAAAACTAAATGACAGATAACAGGATGAACACCACATGAGCATTTGGCCTAACCAGAAAGGAACTACAGCAGTTAGGTTTACCATAAGGTTTCTTTGGCAGGCCAGAGGCATACATGAGCTGGCATGAAGGGCATTTGGGCCAACCACAGGGGCAATGGCATTGTTTAGCAAAGGTGCCCTTTGACAACTATTAGGGCACCTGAATTACTGACTGGCATTTTTGCCATACAGAAAGGGCCTTGGGTTCACCAGAGGCCAAAGAGTGTCCCAAATGCGAACCCTGTTGTCTGGGGTTATCTGAGACACACTTTGGCTGTTACTATAGGAGTAAATGGAAAGATCAGAATATCCCATTAGGTTGTGTATATCATGGTTCAACCAAGGGATTACTTTTACCATAACTTTATTCAACCAACAGATAGCTACAAAAGGTATATTCcagctgaaaatgtgtttgacaaAGACTATACTGTATGAACTGTACAAATCATTAAATgcggtgatttttttttttactgtctgttAGGTTCTGTCTCCACACCTGACATAACAATGTCCATAGTCAGCAATGGCGTGACGTTAGAGTGTAAATCTGGTAGCTGGTATCCAGAGCCTGAGGTGCTATGGTTGGACGATGAGGgaaacctcctctctgctggacCTACAGAGACAGTCAGAGGTCCTGATGGTCTCTATACCGTCAGCAACAGAGTGACTGTGGAGAAGAGTCACAGCAACAGATTCACCTGTAAAGTCCAACAGAACAACATCAACAAGACCAGAGAGACACACGTTAATGTCCCAGGTAGAATCATTATTTGATGAGTTAATGATGTGATCACATTGTTGGCTTTATACAGTTGAAGTCACCTCTGTtatgtgttttatcatttcagaTGATTTCTTTCTGGTCCCGGCTGATTCTGCTGTTCGCGTCATCATCTGCTTGGTTGTCTGCTTCATGTCTATAGctactgttgttgttattatgtgGAAATGGGGACTAAACAGTAAGTCACAACTGTAATTATACTTCTTCCATTCCTGAAGTTACTGTCAAATTTTTCTGATGGTTAGTTTGACATGAATGATTTAATTACATAGCAATAAGATACTATTATTAAGTCACTATTGTTATTTccaattgtaatttttaatatgttgtgtttttaaaaaatgataacacTAAAGATCAAAAAGGATCAAAACATGGGATCCCACCAATCCCAGAGTTAGAACTTCAGCTTCTGATGGAGGGACAACAAGAAGGAGATCTGACCCGGGCAGAAAAGGTTGttaacaagaaaaaaggaaaacatgatgAAGTGTTACAGAGCAATACGGAAGACTTAAAGCATGTGGAAGGTGTGATTACAACACTGACGGAACAGAAGATGGATCTGAAgaaccagagagagaaactcATCTCACAACTGCAGGAAGTGAACACAAAGCTAAAGGAGAACGAGAAAAAGCTGATGGACGGATCAAaattgcaaaaagaaaaaaaagaaatgaagcgTAAAAAGATCAATGAGGAACTGGACCAGAGAAGGAAAGAACTTGAGGAACTGTTAAAGAACACTGAGAAACTTCTGGAGACTACAGAGGATTTGATTATTAGAATGACAGAAAGGAAAGCAAAACTAAAGAACGACAGGGAACaaattgaaaaacaacaaaaagagacagagacacagagagaggagattcAGAGGAAACTTCAgtcagagaaagaagagaaagcagaggaaaaaggTAGTGAATTACCTAAAGGCGGAGAATGATTTTATAACTTGATCTTCAATTGAAATCACTAAAATTGTAAATAGTAAACATTTTGTTCACTTACTTATATGCTCAGCTCATGTGTGATTGAAAAAGCATTAAAAGGAGGAATAAGCTGAGTAAGATGCATCAATAATCCGATTCTtcaatttcagttttaattctgtttgatgctgatgttttattctttaaaaaaaatgttttatagtgTATAGCATTGACTGTTTTGCATGTGTTgtgattttacatcattttgctgtattcattttcagtttgcaTGGGTCAGTCCTCCACTAACACAAGTAATACTTTGTAGAAGTGATTCCGATGATAAATGATAgtgctttgtttagtttttttctttaaaatgattaaagatAAGTATTTAATCTAAATACTAATTACtctaattttaaaaagagttAAGGCGATTAAAACCCAACTTACACCCAGTGTTTATTGAAATTGGGAAAAAACGGTTGATCTGCAGCATCTCCAGTAGATTAATAAGAGTCACTACTCTTGAAAAATAGAGAATTATGGAGGAACATCTAAATATAACATACAATTGTACATAAGCCTTTTCTTTTCTACtgtaatttatacatttatttgcgATGAataatttctgtcatttttataactgatttaaaaaaaacatttatgaatcAATTGATTGTTGATTTacaaaaagaagatgaagaacaagaggATGTGATTTTTCTACAATGTCATAATTGTATATGAACTGAATATTGACTGTAAGTTTGTATTTCGGTGAGATGGCAAATAAAAGAGATGGATAAATAAACcttgatgataatgatgatgatgatgatgatgatgatgatgatgatgatgatgctgatgattaTAATGATTATGATGACCTGTAGAGAAACTAATCATACAATgttcacatatttattttcaacaaatataatttaatcAAATAGCCAGTTCATATAAGACACCTGTTcttattattcatgttttctgctGAGACAACTTCTTTCCTACACCAACTTGTAGAATAATGATTGCTTTTGTATTTTGAAGTAGTACAAAAGGCAGCAGGTCCAAAGTGCAACTTCAAGTGATAAAATGCAGGCAggtcaaaaacatttcaatgaaaACGAAAGTACCTACcctaacccacacacacacacacacacacacacacacacattcattgtaAATAATTGACAAATTGTGATCACGTGATTACAGAGGGCGtggtttaaaataaacttgGAGTTTTCAGAGGCTGTAATTGTTCAGACTTTGACCGTGCAGCAAACTTTCCGTTGAGGTGAggtgacacactgacacacacaacaGGTATGTAGCGTTTTACATGAAACATTTACGTTTTAACAGATTATTTTAGTGATATGTGTTTTACATAGCATATTGAAAATGTTGGTATGTGCTTTTACAGCCTGTTTCTAGATTAAAAACCAAACTGCAATCACTGCAACCTTCTGCCATCTTGTTTCATATATTTATGGCTCTTTATAGCACCAATCGGTTGGTTGTAGCACACACAATTAGGTCAACGTCTTTTGttaaatttcattttatgaGAATTATGGGTATTACAGAAAATCAAGAGTGATGTACCAAAAAAAGGAATTATAATTGATGAATGACTGTATTTTGAATTAAATGATTGAATAAAATTagaataaaagaaaggaaatgcaTCAAAAGCACAAGAAATTAAAGTTGTTTGGATTT contains:
- the LOC134006296 gene encoding butyrophilin subfamily 3 member A2-like, producing MLDMKDRLFLKPKLCDLGALVLHHTVVLLLLTYSCRGQQHLIGPTQPIVAMVGDDIVLPCYLEPCVDASAMTVEWERSDLKQIIYLMRDNVEIPIEQNSLYESRTSLSTNKLKCGDISLKLSKVKLSDAGTYKCVIPNLDTSVAEVIVGSVSTPDITMSIVSNGVTLECKSGSWYPEPEVLWLDDEGNLLSAGPTETVRGPDGLYTVSNRVTVEKSHSNRFTCKVQQNNINKTRETHVNVPDDFFLVPADSAVRVIICLVVCFMSIATVVVIMWKWGLNNQKGSKHGIPPIPELELQLLMEGQQEGDLTRAEKVVNKKKGKHDEVLQSNTEDLKHVEGVITTLTEQKMDLKNQREKLISQLQEVNTKLKENEKKLMDGSKLQKEKKEMKRKKINEELDQRRKELEELLKNTEKLLETTEDLIIRMTERKAKLKNDREQIEKQQKETETQREEIQRKLQSEKEEKAEEKGSELPKGGE